In Brassica rapa cultivar Chiifu-401-42 chromosome A06, CAAS_Brap_v3.01, whole genome shotgun sequence, a single window of DNA contains:
- the LOC103874634 gene encoding signal recognition particle subunit SRP68 has translation MGKKENEMSAMEIDDPKSDGSEQILPRFSMNVLQLMKTSQAQHGLRHGDYARYRRYCSARLRRLYKSLKFTHGRGKYTRRAILESTVTDVRFLHVVFYMTERAWSHAMDKRQLPDGPNARQRIYLIGRLRKAVKWASLFSSLCSNKTDSRTSLEAEAYASYMKGTLLFEQDQNWETALACFRNARAVYEELGKYGDLENQVLCRERVEELEPSIEYCKHKIGKSNLQTSELLQIGEMEGPALDLFKAKIEAAMEEARSQQAASLTEFNWLGYRFPVSNPKSRVSILKAQDFEKELQGPGAEFLPAEKKLTIYDKLFTAYHDARTIIRSDLVSAGNAESVKDDLNGLDKAVGAVLGQRTIERNQLLVKIAKSKLNRKRDDKTEKVTKPEELVRLYDLLLQNVADLSDLISSGRDRKSEEIAFEEECQRKSLAFRAERCFYLAKSYSLAGKRVEAYALYCRARSLTEDALSKFQSIANKDEGTIQELKELSKECRANSCIEHATGIMEEEKAPEKLSKKISTISLNDTTTKVEKYLVDKLEEYESAVGDGNTKMAPKIERFPPGFETIPRNPIVLDLAYNCIEFPVLEERKKTERKGFISRLWGGRN, from the exons ATGGGGAAGAAGGAGAACGAGATGTCAGCAATGGAGATCGACGATCCCAAATCGGACGGCTCTGAACAGATCCTTCCGAGGTTCTCGATGAATG TTCTGCAGCTGATGAAAACTTCTCAGGCGCAACATGGTCTGCGTCATGGTGACTATGCTCGCTATAG GAGGTATTGCTCAGCACGGTTGAGGAGGCTGTACAAGTCCTTGAAGTTTACTCATGGTCGTGGTAAATACACTCGGCGAGCCATACTTGAATCAACTGTCACTGATGTTAG GTTTCTCCATGTGGTTTTCTATATGACGGAAAGAGCATGGAGCCATGCAATGGACAAAAGACAGCTACCGGATGGGCCTAATGCAAGGCAGCGGATATATTTAATTGGTAGGCTGAGGAAGGCAGTAAAATGGGCTTCGCTTTTCTCAAGTCTGTGCTCTAATAAGACGGACTCCAGGACATCTTTGGAAGCTGAG GCATATGCTTCCTATATGAAAGGCACCCTGTTGTTTGAGCAAGatcaaaactgggaaactgcgTTGGCATGTTTCAGAAACGCCAG AGCTGTTTATGAGGAACTCGGGAAATACGGTGATCTAGAGAACCAGGTTCTTTGTCGGGAACGGGTTGAGGAGCTTGAGCCCAGTATTGAATACTGCAAACACAAAATTGGCAAATCAAACTTGCAGACATCTGAACTACTTCAGATTGGTGAGATGGAAGGTCCTGCATTGGATCTTTTCAAAGCAAAGATAGAG GCTGCTATGGAAGAGGCCAGATCTCAACAAGCTGCATCTCTTACAGAGTTTAATTGGCTTGGCTACAGATTTCCAGTTTCCAACCCAAAATCTCGGGTTTCTATTTTAAAAG CCCAAGACTTTGAGAAGGAGCTACAGGGTCCAGGAGCAGAATTTCTCCCTGCAGAGAAAAAGCTGACcatatatgataaattattcACTGCATATCATGATGCGCGGACTATCATACGCAGTGACTTG GTAAGTGCAGGAAATGCTGAATCTGTCAAAGATGATCTAAATGGTCTGGACAAAGCTGTTGGAGCTGTGCTAGGACAAAGAACCATTGAAAGGAACCAGCTGTTGGTTAAAATAGCAAAGAGTAAACTGAACAGGAAACGTGATGATAAAACTGAAAAGGTTACTAAGCCTGAGGAGCTTGTTCGATTGTATGACCTTCTGTTACAG aATGTCGCTGATCTTTCTGACCTCATTAGCTCTGGAAGAGACAGGAAATCCGAAGAGATTGCCTTCGAAGAAGAGTGTCAGCGCAAAAGCCTAGCATTTCGTGCTGAAAG GTGCTTCTACTTGGCAAAGTCATATAGCCTAGCAGGAAAAAGGGTTGAAGCATATGCCTTATATTGTCGAGCTCGATCTCTTACTGAAGATGCCCTGAGCAAGTTTCAGAGCATAGCAAACAAAGATGAG GGAACAATCCAGGAACTAAAGGAACTGAGCAAAGAATGCAGAGCTAATAGTTGCATAGAACATGCGACAGGGATCATGGAGGAAGAGAAGGCGCCGGAGAAGCTGTCAAAGAAAATCTCAACCATATCACTAAACGATACAACCACTAAA GTGGAGAAATACCTGGTAGATAAACTGGAGGAGTATGAATCAGCAGTGGGAGATGGGAACACAAAAATGGCACCAAAGATTGAAAGGTTCCCACCTGGGTTCGAAACGATACCTCGTAACCCAATTGTTCTAGACCTGGCCTACAACTGCATAGAGTTCCCGGTTCTTGAAGAAAGGAAGAAGACAGAGCGGAAAGGATTCATCAGCCGTCTCTGGGGCGGAAGAAATTAA